CAGGGCGGTGTTCGGGGCGTGCAACGACGGGCGGGCGTTCGAGAAGCCCTCCTGGacggtcggcggcggaggcggcgccggcgcgcgcaTGGCGAGGACGCGCAGCGACGAGTTCTGCATGAGGagcgcgcccgccacgccggCCAGGGAGTTCACCAAGGTGTAcagctccggcaacacgggCGGGAGGCGCGCCTTCGCCGAGTTCTCCAGCTCCATCATGCGcaaggcgccgccgctggagcgCGTCCTGGAGTGCACCCTGGAGGAGCTCTGCCATGGATGCAAGAAGCAGGTCAAGTTCACCCGCGACGTCGTCACCAAGAACGGGTAttgttctttttctctctttccccaTGAACGCGGTTACCGGTTACACCTAATCCATGAACAAGGCTGATTGATCGGAACTTTCTCACCTGAATTCTGACCAACAAACGCTTGTCATGGTTTCTTTAATGGAAATcgatgggagggccccttgtttcaaaaacaaaacaaaaacgcTCGTCATCTGTTTATTTTAGAGATTTCCTATATTTTATTGAACACGATAGTAGTAACGGAAAGTAATTCGTGCGGAATAGCTAGGCTCGATGTGATTTATAAACATGAGATTTCTGTGATGGATGCTCTGAAATTTCAGGATAGGCAAGAATTCAGAACCTGTTCTGATGGTGACATCCGTTCCACTTTGTGCTCGCCACCCAATTCCCGGCACTGCTTGCAAATGCTCGATCAAATAGTAAACCAGCACGATCGCTTCCCTCTTTCCAGGCTATGTCGCACACCTTTTTTACAGTGGGGTGTCTGCTTTATAGCCTGCATTTGTCAGGGGAATACCTAGCTTACTTTGGAACATAACCTTGAAACCTTTAGGCAATTGCTCTTTGATGATGCATGACCTTTTACCTTGAGGGTATCTATCCTATCCTTGCAAGATTATCCTACCTAACTTGAGACATGATAATAGTACTCTTAAAAGGGGTTTAGTGTCAGGGGCCTATCTTAAGCAGACAATTCTAAGGCTTCAAGTTGCTTTCTTTGCCACATATGTGTAGTACATGTTTGTTGAGGGCTTTGAGTACCCTACTTTTGGATCTATAATCTAGCAAATAAGTGGTCCTTTTGATCAATAAGCAGTATTCATAATTCTGTTTACATGTGAGGGTGGGGGCCTAGGAGGGATCAGAGACAGTGACTCCTGAGCTCCCTTCATCTTTGGACTCCCTTGGAGTATTGTTGGACCGATCCCCTTCACTGGATTAATGCCTTGGACAGGTCAATAGTTAAGAAGGAGGTGAGCCAGATGATCATGGTGAAACCAGGGTGGAGGAAAGGGCACAAGGTCACTTTTGAAGGCATGGGGGACGAGAGACCAGGATGCCTACCTGCCGATGCTGTCTTCACCGTGTCCGAGAAGAAACACCCGGTGTTCAAGAGGTCAGGCAACGACCTGGTGCTGAAAGCCGAGGTGCCACTAGTGAGTGCGCTCACTGGTTGGTCATTCTCATTCAGGCTTCTGAGCGGCAAGAAGATCAACTGCTCATTTCAGGATGAGATCATCTGCCCAGGACGCGAAAAGGTCATCAGAGGGGAAGGAATGCCGATTATCGAACAGAGAGGCGCACGGGGAGACCTAAGGGTGAAGCTTGAGATCGTCTTCCCGGAAAAGCTTACTGACGAGCAGCTCACTGGCCTTGCTGAAATCCTGAAGGACTGCTATGCCTGAACTTGCAATGTTAGGGCCCAGCTGTATCAAGTTCTCTTGGCCTTGTTGTTAATACTCAGGGCGTGAGTATATAAAGAGATGCATCCTTGTACATACAGGTTCTACATATAGTTATATTATCATATATGAAATGTGAGCCAAGCATTTTGTGGATACGTACATGCTTGGCCCATGAGCTGTATGTACATGTCTTTTTTTGCGGGATTTTGCCTTCTCTTTTGGTCCTTTGTTGCCTTTTGATTACTCCAGTTCATTTATTTCGTTACTATCTGAAAGTGTAGTTTAGTACCATACCAAATGGCACTCCCAAGTCACACCGGCTAACTGCTCtccagtgttttttttttgtcctttaCAGAAAGCAACCGGGAACTATGCTTTGCCTAATTAGTGGTTATTTCGTCAGTTACCATGTAGTACTATGTGCTGGTGACAGCTTTGACTAATCCCTTCCTTGGCTGAGAAACCTACGGCATTGTTTTGTGATTTTCCCCAGCTTTCTTGTCACTAACTGACACGCTGCCGCTGCTTCTGAAATCTCAAGGGATTCAAGATAATCAATGGAAAGTTGAGAAATCCCATGCGATCCGGAAAAATCGACAAAAATTGGACCACGGCAATGAATCCCTGGTACTCGAGTGAAGCTAGAAAAATGAATGCAACGATCTAGCTGAGGGGAGGGAGGAGCTGGATGTCTGGAATTAATGGTTGGTGCACTTCAGTCTCCCCAGCAGATGTTGGGCCCCTGATGTCCCTCGAGAAGAAAGAGCAACTAAAATCCTCCAAACCCAACCATGTTGCAAGTTGTGGTTCGATGCCAATTGGCATCTGGTAGCCCAGCAACTTGCACACTGCCTGCCAGTGACAGTAGGTGCTGCACTAATACCATGGGACAACTAGGCATCAAAGACTCGACCAGTCAACGAGATGTGCTGCTTATGCCTAGCCTAACCAAACCTTCTTGTTTCCTTTCGCACATCCTACTGTAGCAAATTCGACAAGAAGCCGGCAAATGCAGCCCTTCTGTATGTTCATCAGTTACAGTTACCTGACAAGAATTTGTATACATCCTAAGTATGAAAACATTGGAGCGCCCGAATTTGTCGACGTACGGTGACGGAAACTAAAACCCCATGACCGCCGACGACATGTTGAGCAGTGGTCCGAGCATGTCAGGCGTGAACTTCCTCGCAAAGAGGAAGCACATCGACGTCGGCCGAGAATTGTACAGGCAGGGCctcccagtcctcctcctGATTCTCTGGATCAGCTCCACCGTGACATCGCCGGCGCCGTACTTGGCCGGGTGAGGTCCCCCCTTGGACCAGTCGACGAATGTGATGGTGCGGTTCGAGTTCCGGTGCCCGTGGAGCATGTTCACCATCGTCGGGATGTAGTGCTCGTCGGGGTAGCACGACGGCCGGCAGTGCTTCCGGAAGAGCGGGTAGTACTTGGCGTCGGCCAGGACGGCCGTGGCCACGTCACGGCTGAGCTCGAACCACTGGGACCCTTTTCTCCACTGGCGCAGCGTGATGTCCGGCGCCATGCGTCGGTTGTACCGGCCCCGGCACTGCTTGCTCGGCACGTAGTACACCTCGACGAAGCTGTGCCGGGAGCCGACGAGGTAGTCGTGCACCACCGGGAAGGGCTGCACGGGGATGCAGCTCTCGGAGAGCAGCACGAAGCGCTCGTTGGAGAAGTCCAGCAGCGCGTTCGCCAGCAGTCGCTTCTCCGCGTCCATCAGCGACACCGAGCCCCACGAGGTCGCCTGCAGAGAGAGATCATACGGATCGATCAAACAGAAAGGATCAAGATCAGGATAAGGATCAGATGCGGGGATCGCGATCGAGTTAGTTAGCGATCGGCATTGACTACTAACCTGGCTTGGGATCTCGCGGCGGTACAAGGGCGAGTCGCTGGACACGTTGATGGCGACCCCGGGCGGCGCGTGGACGTAGACGGAGAAGCGGCCCTCGTGGCCGCGGAAGAAGCGCTCCCAGAGCGGGGCCAGCGGGAggacgccgcggccggcgaggaACATGAAGGCCACCTTGGGGACGCGCTTGAACGGGTACGCGCCCGGGGCCGGCACCATGGTGGCGCGCCAGAAGAGCTCCGCGTCCGTCATGCCGTGCATCAACCGCGTCGGGGCCGCGAACTCCGCGAAGCCGGGaacggcatcggcatcggcgtcggggtacacggtggcggcggtgctcgGGAACACGACCCTGCTGCTGTGGCACTGGGCGCAGCGGGAAGGCCCGGTGGCCGTGAAGAGGCCGGCGACCACGCCCACGGCGAAGATCACGAGGAGCATGACGGCCTTGGTGAGGcagctggaggagggagacggagACGACGAAGACTCCTTCCTCGCGAACATTGCCTTGAGGAAGACGTCGTCGACCGCGCCCTTCATGCTAGCTTCTTGTCACGATGGAAACCAACAAAACGCAAGCGTACGAGGAGCTACGCGGCAAAAGGAATTAGCCGCGCAAACACGATCGAACTCCTCGGCATggacgaggcggaggagaaCGAGATCGGCCGATTTAAACGGCCAACTGAGAAACCGAATCGCTTGTGAGCATTGGCTAGCACATGATGCGATGCCTGGACGAACTCCACACTCCAATCAATCTATACTCGTGATTCCCAGGAGCTTTCACGTAGGAGCAAGCCAGGgacagaggaggagaagagaaaggtATTATACGCAGATGGTTGATCGATGTTTCCGATGATGACGCGTTTCGAagtagtagtagtaaaatCAGGAAATCAGCGGAGGAACAGCCGAAGAGAGAAGGGGATCGAGACGGATCAGGCAAAGCCGCAAAGGGAATATGATTGCGCGTTTGAAGTACATACACGTTGTACGGTACCATGCAATCTGTTGCATTCGGAAAAGGTGATTTATGGTTGGCACGATCGTGGAGACACATGGAGCTTCTCGCCTTGGTATTGTCAGCCCTAGGTTTGTTCAATATGCTGTCCAGCTCGACCGGATGGCAGTTAATATCGAGGGTGCTACGAGTAAATTTCGAGGATATGCGTAGGTTGTACGCGCACGGATCCCATCCGGATTACGCAAGCTTGGAATTATCTGCACCATAAGTCGGACCAAGGCCCAGGGCCCGTTAAGGTCAGGCTTGAAGCCCAAACAACCAAAAATTGTATTTCAAGCACATTGTAGTATCGTATTGTGTACTTATTTGATTCTGGTGCAGTGCAAAACAAACACTTTACATTCCCTGCAATTATTTTTACGCAAACGACATGGCGTGACCTGTATGAAATAATACGTCTACAAGCGGCGTGACCCTAGCTCGCTTGGTTTGGGAAGTGGGTGTGCAATCCCAACGCCTGAGTTCAAATCCTCACGAATGCGAATTTAGATTTCTATTATACTTTAGGGTCTCCCTTGCAGTTTTCTAACAGGAAGTAATAGTCTGTAAGAGTCAACTAAGAGCATTTTCAGCAGTCACCCCTAACACAAGGTCCCTACTCGTCGTTTAGGGACTTCTTCCTAAATTTTACAGTCCCTATTTTTACTCAGCTTCAACGGTAGCTTCTAAATTTCAGTCACTTACACTGACTAGTGGACCCATATATCAGTGGGTCAcctctttttaaaaaaaattcttcatcttcttccttcggtCTCCTTTTCTCCCCCGACCCCGATCCAGTCTTGACGCCGCCTACGCACTTGCTgctacgccgccgccacctgaGAAGATAAAGCCGCCTACACACTTGCTGCTCCACCGCCGGCGGGAGGAGGTGAGGGGGAAGGGCAGGACGAGTGCCTGCGCCGCCCACCTCTGGATCCGGTGGACGCCGGGCGCGGCCATGGGTGGCAGGGGCGACGCagtggcgtcggcggcgcgcgctCACGATATCCAGGGCTGTGTTGGGCGCGGGGTGGCGACAGCAGGGGGCGCAGGGCGGCTGCAGATCTGGGCACGGCGCCGGTGTGCGGTGTAGCGGCGGGAGGAGCGGAGGCGAGGTGGAGGTGGGCGGCGGGATTGACGCCGGCGAGGGGAAGCGGCGGAAGGAGAAGGCCTGCTGGTTCGGGATGCGCAGGAGGAAGATGGGCACGGGGGAGGAAAATGACGTGGCAAAGAACAGGGAGTCCCCTACGGGTCCTGGGAACGGGGGGGGGCCTCCCTAATCCAGGGTCCTAAGTAGGAACTCCGCTGAGgacatttcttttctttaatcCCTAAAAAGTGAATAATGAGTCCGTTTAGGGTTCCTGCTGAAGATGCTGTAAGAGGAGTTGACGTCATGTTTTTTGGGTTCGGCTAATTTTTATATCATGACTCATGATGCATATTTTCTTTCGTGTTTTTGATTAATTTTGACACCAGTTACAAGTTTTCGGGTTGTTTTGACCGGTCGAAAAACCGACTTTTCAATATCGTGATCCCCAGTACACATTTTCATATTgtttttagccttttcttttattccaaAAAGGAGGACGAAAACGACCATAACTTAATTTGCGATACAGAGACCAGTTGAGCCTGCAAAAGAAGTAGACGGAGTAGAGGTAGCAGTTGTAGGCTCAGTGCAGCAACGAAGAATAAAACTATcgctgtttttttctttaattcttTCACGAACTATCAATATTGGAAAGTCGAGGTACTTGAATTCAAGAATTTTTTGGGCGGTTTTCCGATATTATGATCTGAGTACACATTTTTGGGCCAACTGAAACAAATCATAGTTCTTGGCATTTTCATGAGCTATAGCCCATATTTTTAGGGTTTTTGACCAATTTTTTGAAATGGTGACCCCATCACAAGATTCCAgactgctttttttttgtctataACCCATGCTTTTCGGGGTTCCGAACAATTCGATATCGTGGCACCCGGCAAACGTTTTCATGCCATTTATTGCTGGTAAAAAAGTCACCATTTTTTACGTTTTCGTGAGCTATGCCCCATGTTTTTTGGGTTTTCGGCCGATTTTCCGATATTGTGACCCATTACAAGTTTTAGAGCTGTTTTTTGTATGCTCAAGAAAATCCTCGTTCCGTccattttcgtgggctatagcccatgTTTTTCAGGCTTTCGGCCAATTCCGAAATATTGTGATCCGCGGTACGCCTTTTCTGGCTTTTTTGGGTGATCTAGAAAAGTCAATGTTTTGTCCGTTTTCGTGCACCACAACTCACCCTTTTTGGATTTTCAGCTGCTTTTTCTTATATCGTGGTACACGGTACACGTTTTCTGCCTTTTTGGGTGGTCTAGCAAAATCGTTAGGGGCATTTTCCTATGACACAGCCAAGTTTTTGGGGTTTTCATACTATTTTCCCATATCAGGACCCACGATACACGTTTTCAGGCTGATTTTGTCGAGTGGTGTTCGGTCGATTTCTCGATATTGTGACACCAGGTAATGTTTTCGTACCGTCTTTTGCCAGTTAAAAAATTATTAtttcggccgttttcgtgggctacgACCGACGTTTTGTATTTGTGGCCGAAATCCATGTACACTATTTCAGGCCATTTTTTTACGGTCTCGAGAAAATCTCCATTCTGCCCATTTTCATTTGCTATAGCcatgttttttgtgttttccGCCGATTTTCCGATATCGTGTCCCACGGTTTATTAATGCAACTTCAAGTATacgatgttttttttcctatttttttaCATGGCGCGAGTGCGAGTTGTTGCGATTTGAGAAGGGATGACCATGTCCACACTAaagttgcatgcatgggccGAAAAAAGAGATCCGGTTACTTTGCAGCTCACCGCATTAGTCGCAtactatatattttttctcgGATGTATATCCACTTGTTTAGTTTTGGCTAACGTCTTTCCCAACAGAGACGAAAATTGCCACAACGCGTCCTCGCTGCGTTTGCCGTCGATCCGATCGGACAGATCGAGGTGGCCGGCGATCGATCGGAGAGCGCGCCGTGTTCAGCAACGCGGCCACGACATTGGGCGGCGCATCGTCATGCCCGGGTCAGCCGCCTTAATTTGAGGCAGGATCGGTGTCAGTCGACGCCCGTCCATCGGTGGAGAATCCCGTGGTAACGGCACCGCGTGACCCAGCCTGCCGGCTTGCCATGCATGGCGCCGTGTTTCTTCTGTTCGTCGAATCGCAGATGGGAAGACGAAATCGCTTCCTAGAGCACGTTTCCGGAACATAGGtgctttttttctccttcttgtTAAGATCCCATCTACTGGCTGCttaaattaatttgttcatcaGACTTCCGAAGAGATTAATTCAGGCATGCATGGTTCGTTGTCGTTGTTTTTTCATTCACAGTATACACATGGATGAGATATATATGATTTTTAGCCTTATCTAATCAGTCAGTGTTTGGATAATATTTCGCACCTGATGCCCTGATCTATCTCGTTCTGTTTAATCTCGTTCTGTTTAAACTTCATGAATCCCAACACTGCCCGTGTGagcgttttctttttttgcagattCAACATCGACGAGGAATCTGGTTCTGCATAGTTCGACTGTAAAACCGGGACAGAGAGATATAGATCCATGGCTGCACCTGCACGAGAAAACGTAGCCGAGCTCCCCCCAACGCCATTGGCGACGCCCATGTCGGCGAGGTCGGTGCGATGGGAcgtcgaggacggcggcgccgggctgGAGCGGCCTCTGCTGCGCCAGCGCGGCTCGAACACGACGTCGCAGATGGCCGTCGTCGGCGTCAATGTCTCACATATCGAGAGCCTCGACTACGAGTACGTGTCCCTATCAATTCTCCTATCTTTTAACTCTATATCCACCGCAATCCTCAAAGATCGTCGTAAAAACATGGATGTGTCTGCGATTTCAGGATTGTGGAGAACGATGTGTACAAGCAGGACTGGAGATCAAGGGGGAGAATCCAGATCTTCCAGTACCAGGTCATGAAATGGCTCCTGGCGCTGCTCGTCGGGTCGGC
The Brachypodium distachyon strain Bd21 chromosome 2, Brachypodium_distachyon_v3.0, whole genome shotgun sequence genome window above contains:
- the LOC100839987 gene encoding dnaJ protein homolog 1; its protein translation is MVNPPELYHRILNVPRETSPQEIRAAYKCLAKKWHPDKHPPSSKPEAEARFKAITEAYEALLDQQENRAVFGACNDGRAFEKPSWTVGGGGGAGARMARTRSDEFCMRSAPATPAREFTKVYSSGNTGGRRAFAEFSSSIMRKAPPLERVLECTLEELCHGCKKQVKFTRDVVTKNGSIVKKEVSQMIMVKPGWRKGHKVTFEGMGDERPGCLPADAVFTVSEKKHPVFKRSGNDLVLKAEVPLVSALTGWSFSFRLLSGKKINCSFQDEIICPGREKVIRGEGMPIIEQRGARGDLRVKLEIVFPEKLTDEQLTGLAEILKDCYA
- the LOC100845991 gene encoding uncharacterized protein LOC100845991, which gives rise to MKGAVDDVFLKAMFARKESSSSPSPSSSCLTKAVMLLVIFAVGVVAGLFTATGPSRCAQCHSSRVVFPSTAATVYPDADADAVPGFAEFAAPTRLMHGMTDAELFWRATMVPAPGAYPFKRVPKVAFMFLAGRGVLPLAPLWERFFRGHEGRFSVYVHAPPGVAINVSSDSPLYRREIPSQATSWGSVSLMDAEKRLLANALLDFSNERFVLLSESCIPVQPFPVVHDYLVGSRHSFVEVYYVPSKQCRGRYNRRMAPDITLRQWRKGSQWFELSRDVATAVLADAKYYPLFRKHCRPSCYPDEHYIPTMVNMLHGHRNSNRTITFVDWSKGGPHPAKYGAGDVTVELIQRIRRRTGRPCLYNSRPTSMCFLFARKFTPDMLGPLLNMSSAVMGF